TGACCACCATCTGCGGCTCGTGGCTGTTCACGTTTGCAAGCTGGTAGGGCTGGTGGTCGATCAGAACGAGGACCGAGTCTTCGGGACGAAGAAGCGACCCAAGGCCATTTCGAAAAGTCATTGCGACGTCCTTTCCTGCCGATCGAACGGCATCGGGTTTGCGGGAGACATCCGCCTGGAGCGACTGCCCGCCCGCAATTAGCCGTTCCCTCCGGCGATGCGATAGTGCCATGGTCGGGGAAGCTGTGTCGCGATACGGGGAACGCCGAAGTGGACTTCGAAGATCTGCAGACATTCGTTGCCGTCGCCGATGCCGGCGGGGTATCCGCCGCCGCGCGCCGGCTCGGAGTTTCCAAATCGGTCGTGAGTCGGCGGCTCTTTCGGATAGAAGCAGAACTCGGCATCCAGCTTCTCGCACGGACGACCCGCGGTGCCGCCCTGACGGAAGCCGGCGTCACGTTTCGGGACCATGCGGCCCGGGCCAGCGCCGAGATGGACACGGCAAGAGAGGCGATTCTTCCCGATGGCGATCTGCGCGGCCGCCTGCGCATCGCCATGCCGTTTTCCTTCGGGCCGACCCATTTCGCACCCGTGGTCGCGGAAATGGCAAAACGCCATCCGCGGCTGCACATCCATTCATCCTACAGCGACCGGTTCGTCGATCTCATCGCGGAGGGCTTCGATTGCGCCATCCGGGTCGGCTATCTTCAGGACTCCAACCTGATCGCGAAGCGCGTCGGGCCGATCTTCGGAAAGCTTCTGGCAAGCCCGGCTTACATCAAGTTGCACGGCGCTCCTGAGACACCCGAACAAGTGCTCAACCACCCGGCGCTCATGCAGGAGACCGAAACCTGGCAATTCACGGATGGCGACAGGATCATCACGGTTCAGCCGCAGGGCAGCTTCAAAGCGGACAACGCGACTGCGCTTGCCGCCGCCGCCGTTGCGGGGCTGGGGATCGCCTGGCTTCCCGATTGCATCACGTACGACCACGTCGCCTCGGGCGCACTCGTGCCGATCATGACGGGCTATCCACCACCCCCGGCGGCCGCCTATGTCGTCCGTCCTCCGGGCCAGCACCCCGCCCGGAAAATACGGGTGCTCACCGACATGATGACCGAGTATTTCAAACGAAACCCGGACCTTTGGGGTCTCGACACCTGAACCGGGAACGGCGCGCAGCAGGCGGGTTCGACGAGGCTGGCTCAGCATTCCCTTTGCCGCGACACAGCCCGACCGGCCACACACGCTCCGAACCGAACCTAGGCCAGCTCACCCGCAAGCACGGCGCCGCGCGAGGCCATGGCGTACAGGCCCATATGGTGGGTTTCGGCCTGGGGATGGGCCGCCGTGTCGGGCAGGCCCAGGTCCCGGGCGACGGCCAGGGGAAGGTCGTAGGTGGCGCATCCGGGCTCGTAGACCACGATGTCCTCCAGGTCACCGGCCATGCCGTGGTTCCGCGCCGACAGCAGGGTGAGCACGAAATCCATCACGCAGATGTCGGTGCAGATGCCGACCGCCAGCACCGCCTTCAGCCGGTTGCCCGTGATCCAGTCCAGCAGGCGGTTGCGGCCGTCCTGCTCGATCGCGCCGACGAACCCATTGATGCAGTCCTTCCGGATCAGCGTGGCGGTGGGCGAATCGACAAGCCATTCCAGCTCGCCCACAAGGTTCTCCTGGCCGGTACCGATCTCGCAATGCGGCGGATAGGGCGGCTCGGGCTTGCCCGGGATGTGGGTGTCGAGGAAGGCCAGGGTCGGCCAACCCTCCGACTCGAACCGGCGTGCCAGCCCGACGGTCTCGGCCACCATCCGGGCGACCTGGGCATTGGGGGCGGCCGGAGCGAGCGGGCCGCACCCGACCGTGCAGAACCCGTGGACCTCGTCGACGATGACCAGGCCGGTGGGCTTGGAGGCCGGGTCGAACCGGTTAAGCGCTATGGGAA
This Skermanella mucosa DNA region includes the following protein-coding sequences:
- a CDS encoding isochorismatase family protein, which encodes MPDTLFSRTLPIALNRFDPASKPTGLVIVDEVHGFCTVGCGPLAPAAPNAQVARMVAETVGLARRFESEGWPTLAFLDTHIPGKPEPPYPPHCEIGTGQENLVGELEWLVDSPTATLIRKDCINGFVGAIEQDGRNRLLDWITGNRLKAVLAVGICTDICVMDFVLTLLSARNHGMAGDLEDIVVYEPGCATYDLPLAVARDLGLPDTAAHPQAETHHMGLYAMASRGAVLAGELA
- a CDS encoding LysR family transcriptional regulator, which produces MDFEDLQTFVAVADAGGVSAAARRLGVSKSVVSRRLFRIEAELGIQLLARTTRGAALTEAGVTFRDHAARASAEMDTAREAILPDGDLRGRLRIAMPFSFGPTHFAPVVAEMAKRHPRLHIHSSYSDRFVDLIAEGFDCAIRVGYLQDSNLIAKRVGPIFGKLLASPAYIKLHGAPETPEQVLNHPALMQETETWQFTDGDRIITVQPQGSFKADNATALAAAAVAGLGIAWLPDCITYDHVASGALVPIMTGYPPPPAAAYVVRPPGQHPARKIRVLTDMMTEYFKRNPDLWGLDT